One segment of Amycolatopsis alba DSM 44262 DNA contains the following:
- a CDS encoding thioesterase family protein — translation MTEAFYVPSDEGRFLPTQHTAGPWTPDAQHFGPPSALLVRALEEVEAPHASQLARVTIEILGPAPLKELSVRAWVERPGRSVEWLEAELSHGERVVARASAWRIATSDTTTVATAEGPALPSPDGLPTSNWPEGWHGGYLDAVEWRRVRGALDEPGPATVWGRQRVALVDGEKPSALQRLFVLADSGNGISNFLDPREWWFINSELTVHLRRPPLGDWIGVDAATLIGPNGVGTATTTLHDASGRIASGAQALLVRPRQAG, via the coding sequence GTGACAGAAGCCTTCTACGTACCGTCAGACGAGGGCCGGTTCCTACCGACACAGCACACCGCCGGCCCGTGGACCCCGGACGCGCAGCACTTCGGGCCGCCCTCGGCGTTGCTGGTCCGCGCGCTCGAAGAGGTCGAAGCGCCACACGCGAGCCAGCTGGCACGGGTCACGATCGAGATCCTCGGGCCCGCCCCGCTGAAGGAGCTTTCGGTCCGGGCCTGGGTGGAGCGACCGGGCCGGTCGGTCGAGTGGCTGGAAGCGGAGCTCTCCCACGGGGAGCGGGTCGTCGCCCGTGCCTCGGCTTGGCGCATCGCGACCTCGGACACGACCACCGTGGCGACGGCGGAGGGTCCCGCGCTGCCTTCGCCGGACGGTCTCCCGACGTCGAACTGGCCGGAGGGCTGGCACGGCGGCTACCTCGACGCGGTCGAGTGGCGGCGCGTCCGGGGCGCGCTGGACGAACCCGGTCCGGCGACGGTCTGGGGCCGTCAGCGCGTCGCCCTCGTGGACGGGGAGAAGCCGAGCGCGCTGCAGCGGCTGTTCGTCCTGGCGGACTCCGGCAACGGGATTTCGAACTTTCTCGACCCGCGCGAGTGGTGGTTCATCAACTCCGAGCTGACCGTGCACCTCCGCCGCCCGCCGCTGGGCGACTGGATCGGCGTCGACGCGGCCACCCTGATCGGCCCGAACGGCGTCGGCACGGCGACCACCACGCTGCACGACGCGTCCGGCCGGATAGCGTCCGGAGCACAGGCTCTCCTGGTGCGACCGCGACAGGCGGGCTGA